One stretch of Anolis sagrei isolate rAnoSag1 chromosome 11, rAnoSag1.mat, whole genome shotgun sequence DNA includes these proteins:
- the WDR81 gene encoding WD repeat-containing protein 81 gives MEALLGQVERDLGISRGQLAAAAGGAHLVALVPQKWLSSLKERPAFPPGPCPRPEGLSEVEVRTCLQPSVQKLPAGWVRVEIHGLRKERLRYRMAVGHGAEAKEGPETLHGFMRQVAAQNYRNLWRRAHRLHARPYSRAPSVTSTPALEALRGALQRLYGCPWLPCAGLPKEGPAPSKFPSSSPPCPSLLPAEALLESPQMLYVIFPYVQYCLHDVVTFSPAKLTNSHAKLLFVLFQVLQAMQACHRAGVACGALSLREVAVDEKLCAWLRVRLQDYEEEEEEEESTSPVERCPVDAPSGSASLGELVQDWVSGRLSNFDYLMHLNRLAGRRAGDPNYHPVLPWVVDFSTREGKFRDLRKSKFRLNKGDKQLDFTYEMTKQAFAAGGGGPGSGEPPHVPHHVSDVLSDITYYVYTARRTPRSVLCAHVRSQWEPNEYPASVGRMQGWTPDECIPEFFSDPDVFRSIHPDMPDLEAPPWFGSGEAFVAAHRALLESKEVSQDLHHWIDLTFGYKLQGQAAVQEKNVCLHLVDNHTHLTSFGVVQLFDQPHPRRPAGLPPPEAPLAARPLLPAVREARVLEGPPSDITLEEEEVEQGAEALEALPAPGRGGTPVELPSPSPTESKTQGRRTNKGLAAETGEAKIHLPDGFRPLQPLEELEKLHAFLQRAVQGTGKQAEELLDGTPVSLSDLFQRDMQALGVLVAEIVFAPRLRTLGPEASLWERHQAAVALCRSHPKEIPPPLQHLLDTLLQLREEGQPWSGAAGRKGPLFAYEPVRQGLPPPSPAQLLSPFSGVLPFPAYFPALHRFVLTCCLRPARAEEGHGRELVFRLWQQLEAVLAAVTPEGLEILLPFVLALMSGEQTAVHAAWYLFEPVARALGPRNANKYLLKLLVAAYENPRGPRGRFYLYTDCFVAQLLVRLGLPVFLSSLLPHILQVLVAEGGGADALQEEEEETGVGGPGEEEEDKGSAAPRERLLDFLSGVSLHDQGYPTEGEDFPNGLYVSSEGPPAGEEGDSSSLGRASDRSSASEAEDQKERSLGSSQDLKHSEEDEEEEDEEEEEHPAEEEEEEEEGMEEEDEEEEEEGPINGLSTATPAGHSLDEAEDEDGGATAGTERDERGLPHPPGDNERTVLLDTACKMVRWLSAKLGPTTASRYIARNLLRLLTSCYVGPARQQLVPGAVSEESGPPGGGSIFQERLVQGDLVSEPVLACLAHLAHLYGEPVLTYLYLPYAAYLVAPGSGASAGRLNSRKEASLLAAVTLTRKAVASLSDSTLMDILPKVSQEVLLPTLDFLTSPTISFPGGAQARTALCLKTASLAALVCLRIGAEMAQLHLSDTLRMFFQSFSVSEQDVMLQPPGVRTSPPDPLALLELQKVFSPEMAYMTFVPFSCLLGEVMRAVVPNHATVGHLAGLSLPGVGPRSQLCPSDAGPEVPPPPHSPEPPLCGSGPCEEGRSGTFGGVLVGNRLQVPAMSEGPARPTPKEGLPRSARQLSGNWLAYWQYEIGVSRQQEARFHFHQIRLQGFVGHTGAVKCLAPLSGEDFFLSGGKDRSVRLWPLYSHGDGAHEAPPRLTYAQHRKPVFYVGTLEGPQLALSCDSALHLWDPFTGKAVRTFEAPDHKAPITAASAMPAPFGSACVASADSVLRFIDHRKPGVQHEFRLASGVNAGLIRCLAVSPSGRSVVAGFSSGFMVLLDTRTGLVLRGWPAHEGDILQVKATEGNLLVSASSDQALTVWKELEPKPVQSYKSPWEPVHAFDLFPGGQVVAGTAGNRIGVYALQEPLPPSFTKLSSENFRGTLTSLAVLPTKGQLLLGSDNGALRLLA, from the exons ATGGAGGCCCTCCTAGGCCAAGTGGAGAGGGACCTGGGCATCAGCCGTGGTCAGTTGGCGGCCGCGGCGGGCGGTGCTCACCTGGTGGCGTTGGTGCCTCAGAAGTGGCTGTCCAGCCTGAAGGAGCGTCCTGCTTTTCCACCCGGTCCGTGTCCGCGGCCGGAGGGTCTGAGCGAGGTGGAGGtccgcacctgcctgcagccttCGGTGCAGAAGCTGCCCGCCGGATGGGTGCGCGTGGAGATCCACGGCCTGCGGAAGGAGCGGCTACGCTACCGGATGGCGGTCGGGCACGGCGCCGAGGCCAAAGAGGGGCCGGAGACGCTGCACGGCTTCATGCGCCAAGTGGCCGCCCAGAACTACCGCAACCTTTGGCGGCGGGCGCACCGCCTACACGCTCGGCCCTACTCCCGGGCCCCTAGCGTGACCTCTACCCCAGCACTGGAGGCACTCCGGGGGGCTCTCCAGAGGCTGTATGGTTGCCCCTGGCTCCCATGCGCCGGCCTCCCGAAAGAGGGTCCCGCCCCGAGCAAGTTCCCCTCGTCCTCGCCGCCCTGCCCGAGCCTCCTTCCAGCGGAGGCCTTGCTGGAGTCGCCCCAAATGCTCTATGTGATTTTCCCCTACGTCCAGTACTGCCTCCATGACGTGGTGACCTTCAGCCCGGCCAAGCTGACCAACAGCCATGCCAAGCTTCTCTTCGTCCTGTTTCAGGTGCTGCAAGCCATGCAGGCCTGCCACCGAGCCGGGGTAGCGTGTGGTGCCCTCTCGTTGCGCGAAGTGGCCGTCGACGAGAAGCTCTGCGCTTGGCTCAGGGTCCGGTTGCAGGActacgaagaggaggaggaagaagaagagagcacGAGTCCAGTTGAACGTTGTCCGGTCGACGCGCCGTCCGGCAGCGCATCGCTGGGAGAACTGGTCCAGGACTGGGTCTCTGGTCGCTTGAGCAACTTCGACTACCTGATGCATCTCAACCGCTTGGCGGGCCGGCGGGCGGGCGACCCCAACTACCACCCGGTGCTTCCCTGGGTGGTGGACTTCAGCACCCGCGAGGGGAAGTTCCGCGACCTCCGCAAGTCCAAGTTCCGCCTCAACAAGGGCGACAAGCAGCTGGACTTCACCTACGAGATGACCAAGCAGGCCTTCGCGGCCGGGGGTGGGGGGCCGGGGTCGGGTGAGCCCCCCCACGTGCCGCACCACGTCTCGGACGTGCTCTCGGACATCACCTACTACGTCTACACGGCCCGCCGGACGCCCCGGTCGGTGCTGTGCGCCCACGTGCGTTCCCAGTGGGAGCCCAACGAGTACCCGGCCAGCGTGGGCCGAATGCAGGGCTGGACCCCCGACGAGTGCATCCCCGAGTTCTTCTCGGACCCGGACGTCTTCCGTTCCATACACCCAGACATGCCTGACCTGGAAGCGCCCCCTTGGTTTGGCTCTGGGGAGGCCTTCGTGGCCGCGCACCGGGCCCTCCTGGAGAGCAAGGAGGTGTCCCAGGACCTCCACCACTGGATCGACCTGACCTTCGGCTACAAGTTGCAGGGCCAGGCGGCCGTGCAGGAGAAGAACGTCTGCCTCCACTTGGTGGACAACCACACCCACCTGACCAGTTTTGGGGTCGTCCAGCTCTTCGATCAGCCACACCCCCGGCGTCCAGCGGGACTCCCCCCACCCGAGGCCCCCCTCGCTGcccgacccctcctccccgccgtCCGGGAGGCCCGCGTCCTCGAGGGACCCCCCTCCGACATCaccttggaggaagaggaggtggaacAAGGGGCCGAAGCCTTGGAGGCCCTCCCTGCGCCTGGGCGAGGCGGGACACCAGTGGAGCTTCCGAGCCCGTCTCCCACGGAAAGCAAGACTCAGGGCCGGAGGACGAACAAAGGTCTGGCTGCAGAAACCGGGGAGGCCAAGATCCACCTCCCCGACGGCTTCCGCCCGCTGCAGCCGCTGGAGGAGCTGGAGAAGCTGCACGCCTTCCTTCAGCGAGCGGTGCAAGGGACCGGAAAACAGGCGGAGGAGCTCCTCGACGGGACGCCCGTCTCCCTTTCGGACCTCTTCCAACGGGACATGCAGGCTTTGGGCGTTCTGGTGGCTGAGATCGTCTTCGCCCCCAGGCTGCGGACGTTGGGTCCTGAGGCCTCGCTTTGGGAGCGCCACCAGGCAGCCGTTGCTCTGTGCCGCTCGCACCCCAAGGAGATCCCGCCACCCTTGCAACACCTCTTGGACACATTGCTGCAGCTCCGGGAGGAGGGCCAGCCGTGGAGTGGGGCCGCCGGGCGGAAGGGTCCTCTGTTCGCGTACGAGCCGGTACGGCAGGGACTGCCTCCACCAAGCCCCGCACAGCTGCTGAGCCCCTTCAGTGGGGTGCTGCCCTTCCCGGCTTACTTCCCGGCGCTTCACCGGTTCGTCCTGACCTGCTGCCTGCGCCCCGCACGGGCGGAGGAGGGTCACGGCCGCGAGCTGGTCTTCCGCCTGTGGCAGCAGCTGGAGGCCGTCCTGGCCGCTGTCACCCCCGAGGGCCTGGAGATCTTGCTGCCCTTTGTGTTGGCCCTGATGTCCGGTGAGCAGACCGCCGTACACGCCGCCTGGTACCTCTTTGAGCCTGTCGCGCGGGCGCTGGGCCCGCGTAACGCCAACAAGTACCTGCTGAAGCTGCTGGTGGCCGCCTACGAGAACCCCCGTGGACCCCGCGGCCGGTTCTACCTCTACACGGACTGCTTCGTGGCCCAGCTGCTGGTCCGTCTCGGGTTGCCCGTCTTCCTCTCCAGCCTCCTGCCCCACATCCTGCAGGTCTTGGTGGCCGAGGGGGGCGGTGCGGACGccttgcaggaggaggaggaggaaactggTGTTGGGGGGcccggggaagaggaggaggacaagggGTCGGCGGCCCCTCGCGAACGGCTGCTGGACTTCCTTTCCGGAGTCAGCCTCCACGACCAGGGCTACCCGACGGAGGGCGAGGACTTTCCGAACGGACTCTACGTATCCTCGGAGGGTCCTCCAGCGGGCGAGGAAGGTGACTCGAGTAGCCTGGGCCGGGCGAGCGACCGGAGCAGCGCCAGCGAGGCGGAGGACCAGAAGGAGCGTAGCTTGGGCAGCAGCCAGGACCTCAAGCACAgcgaggaagacgaggaggaggaagacgaggaggaggaagagcatcccgcagaggaagaagaggaggaagaagaagggatggaggaggaggacgaggaagaagaggaggaagggcccATCAACGGCCTGTCAACGGCAACACCCGCCGGCCATTCTCTAGACGAGGCCGAAGATGAGGATGGCGGGGCGACCGCTGGGACCGAGCGGGACGAGCGGGGTCTGCCGCACCCCCCAGGCGACAACGAGCGGACTGTCCTGCTGG ACACGGCCTGCAAGATGGTGCGCTGGCTCTCGGCCAAGCTCGGCCCCACCACGGCATCTCGCTACATCGCCAGGAACCTCCTCCGCCTCTTGACCTCCTGCTACGTTG GTCCCGCCAGACAGCAGCTTGTGCCCGGAGCAGTGTCTGAGGAGAGCGGACCCCCGGGCGGCGGGAGCATCTTCCAGGAGCGGCTGGTGCAGGGCGACCTGGTCTCGGAGCCCGTCCTGGCCTGCCTGGCACACCTGGCACACCTCTACGGGGAGCCTGTCCTCACCTACCTCTACCTGCCCTATGCTGCCTACCTG GTGGCTCCGGGTAGTGGGGCGTCTGCCGGGCGACTGAACAGCCGCAAAGAGGCATCTCTCCTGGCGGCCGTGACGCTGACCCGCAAGGCGGTGGCCTCCCTCTCGGACTCCACGCTGATGGACATCCTCCCCAAAGTCAGCCAGGAGGTCCTGCTGCCCACCCTCGACTTCCTCACTTCGCCCACCATCAG CTTCCCCGGCGGAGCCCAAGCCCGGACCGCCCTCTGCCTCAAGACCGCCAGTCTGGCTGCCCTGGTTTGCCTGCGCATCGGGGCGGAGATGGCGCAGCTGCACCTGAGCGACACTCTGCGCATgttcttccaaagcttttccgTCTCGGAGCAG GATGTGATGCTGCAGCCCCCCGGTGTGAGGACGTCTCCCCCGGACCCCTTGGCTCTTTTGGAGCTGCAGAAAGTCTTCAGCCCAGAAATGGCCTACATGACCTTCGTCCCCTTCTCCTGCTTGTTAG GGGAAGTGATGCGGGCCGTCGTCCCCAACCACGCCACGGTGGGTCACCTGGCGGGGCTCTCCCTGCCCGGCGTGGGCCCCCGGAGCCAGCTGTGCCCCAGCGACGCAGGTCCGGAGGTGCCACCTCCACCCCACTCACCGGAGCCCCCACTGTGTGGCAGCGGGCCCTGCGAGGAGGGCCGCTCGGGCACCTTTGGCGGCGTGCTGGTGGGCAACCGGCTGCAGGTGCCGGCGATGTCAGAGGGTCCTGCCCGGCCGACCCCGAAGGAGGGTCTCCCCCGCAGTGCCCGGCAGCTGAGCGGCAACTGGCTGGCTTACTGGCAGTACGAGATCGGGGTCAGCCGCCAGCAGGAGGCCCGCTTCCACTTCCACCAGATCCGGCTGCAGGGCTTCGTGGGCCACACCGGGGCCGTCAAGTGCCTGGCCCCGCTCTCCGGGGAGGACTTCTTCCTCAGCGGTGGGAAGGACCGCAGCGTGCGCCTCTGGCCCCTCTACAGCCACGGGGACGGTGCCCACGAGGCCCCGCCACGGCTCACCTACGCCCAGCACCGCAAGCCCGTCTTCTACGTGGGAACCCTGGAGGGGCCCCAGCTGGCCCTCAGCTGTGACAGCGCCCTCCACCTCTGGGACCCCTTCACCG GGAAAGCCGTCCGCACTTTTGAGGCCCCCGACCACAAGGCGCCCATCACGGCCGCCAGCGCCATGCCCGCCCCCTTTGGCAGCGCCTGCGTGGCCAGTGCCGACTCCGTCCTGCGCTTCATCGACCACCGCAAGCCGGGCGTCCAG CACGAATTCCGGCTGGCCAGTGGGGTCAACGCGGGCCTCATCCGCTGCCTGGCGGTCAGTCCGAGTGGCCGGAGCGTGGTGGCCGGCTTCTCCTCTGGTTTCATGGTGTTGCTGGACACCCGCACGGGACTGGTCCTGCGGGGCTGGCCGGCCCACGAAGGGGACATCCTGCAGGTCAAG